A genomic stretch from Candidatus Krumholzibacteriota bacterium includes:
- a CDS encoding V-type ATP synthase subunit A gives KVFWALEDQLAFERHFPAIGWLTSYSLYHDNLADYMRNEVSHQWAETRVAAMGILQKEEELKELVRLVGLDSLSDNDRVVLETAKHIREDFLHQSAFDAVDAYTRMGKQFRMLDTIIRLHGACERAIEKKVPLRRLLELNVRESIARMRSIPEDDIGGFDAIQEEIEKQIAESSAESRHIEA, from the coding sequence AAGGTCTTCTGGGCGCTCGAGGACCAGCTTGCTTTCGAAAGGCATTTCCCTGCCATCGGCTGGTTGACCAGCTATTCATTATATCATGACAATCTTGCCGATTACATGAGGAACGAGGTCTCGCACCAGTGGGCCGAGACGAGGGTCGCCGCGATGGGGATCCTCCAGAAAGAGGAAGAACTCAAGGAACTTGTGCGCCTGGTAGGACTCGATTCGCTCTCGGACAATGACAGGGTCGTCCTCGAGACGGCGAAGCATATAAGGGAGGATTTCCTGCACCAGTCAGCGTTCGACGCGGTCGACGCGTATACGAGGATGGGCAAGCAGTTCAGGATGCTCGATACGATAATAAGGCTTCACGGGGCTTGCGAGAGAGCGATCGAGAAGAAGGTCCCCCTGAGAAGGCTTCTTGAACTCAACGTCAGGGAGAGCATAGCAAGAATGAGGAGTATCCCGGAGGACGATATCGGGGGATTTGACGCGATACAGGAAGAGATAGAAAAACAGATTGCCGAATCTTCGGCTGAAAGCAGGCATATCGAAGCGTGA
- a CDS encoding V-type ATP synthase subunit B, producing the protein MVTEYTTIGEIAGPLVLLTDVEHASYEELVEVELPSGEQRRGKVLEVNRDRVLVQIFEGTRGVDIAKTKVRFLGKSLELAVSPDILGRIFNGLGRPIDDGPKIIPEMMLDINGNPINPYARIYPQEFIQTGISSIDGLNTLVRGQKLPIFSGFGLPHSELAAQIARQASVPGSESPFAIVFAAMGITFEEANYFIRDFQETGAMERVVLFINLANDPTIERIATPRAALTAAEYLAFERGMHVLVILTDLTNYCEALREVSVARKEIPGRRGYPGYLYTDLSTIYERAGLLKGDKEGEVREGSITQIPVLSMPDDDKTHPIPDLTGYITEGQIILDRSLHRKGIYPPVNVLPSLSRLRDKGIGKGRTREDHSNLANQLFSSYAKSKEVEELAVVLGEAALTDTDRAYMAFGQEFEDRFVRQALDENRTITETLSIGWDLLAKIPRSEIKRISDEYIDRYLPVKKNDDAEDEKGEEGAALQGAGAEDEN; encoded by the coding sequence ATGGTAACCGAATATACTACAATAGGAGAGATAGCCGGGCCGCTCGTGCTTTTGACTGATGTCGAACATGCCTCTTATGAAGAACTTGTGGAAGTCGAACTGCCGTCCGGGGAACAGAGGAGGGGCAAGGTCCTCGAGGTGAACCGCGACAGGGTCCTCGTACAGATCTTTGAAGGGACCAGGGGCGTGGATATAGCGAAGACAAAAGTCCGTTTTCTCGGTAAGAGCCTGGAACTGGCCGTATCTCCCGATATTCTTGGAAGGATCTTCAACGGGCTCGGACGCCCGATAGACGATGGTCCGAAGATAATCCCCGAGATGATGCTCGATATCAACGGAAACCCGATCAATCCGTATGCCCGGATCTATCCGCAGGAATTCATTCAGACGGGGATATCCTCGATCGACGGCCTGAACACCCTGGTAAGAGGGCAAAAACTCCCGATATTCTCGGGATTCGGTCTTCCGCATTCAGAACTGGCCGCCCAGATCGCCAGGCAGGCATCGGTTCCAGGTTCCGAATCGCCGTTTGCCATAGTCTTCGCCGCGATGGGCATCACCTTCGAGGAAGCTAATTATTTCATTCGCGATTTCCAGGAGACCGGAGCGATGGAGAGGGTCGTTCTCTTCATTAACCTGGCGAACGACCCGACGATCGAACGGATCGCCACGCCGAGAGCGGCTCTTACCGCCGCGGAATATCTCGCCTTTGAACGGGGCATGCATGTGCTGGTGATCCTGACAGACTTGACGAATTATTGCGAGGCGCTGCGGGAAGTATCCGTCGCTAGAAAGGAGATCCCTGGACGCCGCGGATATCCGGGATATCTATACACAGATCTTTCGACCATCTATGAACGCGCAGGCCTGCTGAAGGGAGACAAGGAAGGAGAGGTAAGGGAAGGTTCGATAACTCAGATCCCCGTACTGTCGATGCCGGACGACGACAAGACCCATCCGATCCCCGATCTCACCGGGTATATCACGGAAGGACAGATAATCCTGGACAGGTCGCTTCACAGGAAAGGTATCTATCCACCGGTCAATGTATTGCCAAGCCTGTCGCGACTTCGCGACAAGGGTATCGGCAAGGGAAGGACGAGGGAGGATCACTCCAACCTGGCCAACCAGCTCTTCTCTTCCTACGCCAAGAGCAAGGAAGTCGAGGAACTTGCCGTCGTTCTGGGCGAGGCGGCGCTGACAGATACCGACAGGGCGTATATGGCTTTCGGTCAAGAGTTCGAGGATAGATTTGTCCGCCAGGCTCTCGACGAGAACAGGACTATCACCGAGACGCTTTCGATAGGATGGGATCTGCTGGCAAAGATACCCCGATCGGAGATCAAACGGATCAGCGATGAATATATCGACAGGTATCTGCCGGTGAAAAAGAACGATGATGCTGAGGATGAAAAAGGCGAAGAGGGCGCGGCGCTTCAAGGCGCCGGCGCGGAGGATGAGAATTGA
- a CDS encoding V-type ATP synthase subunit D → MKRKVNPNRMMLLRLKRRLELAQRGHKLLKNKQEKLMQNFFSLVRETTAMRKDVERTFIDIGMDYLSGRAGTGPQALEDALSLTTTSGELKIKSRYEMSIEIPEFEFVIPEREPAYRLDSTSVELDAAFEKLFEHFPALMKLAGMENALFKMAEELEKTRRRVNALEYVLIPDLSEAIKNIESKLSEAERGTQTRLMKIKDMVQAREAGV, encoded by the coding sequence TTGAAGCGGAAGGTAAATCCGAACAGGATGATGTTGCTGCGCCTGAAAAGGCGGCTTGAACTGGCGCAGAGAGGGCACAAGCTCCTGAAGAACAAGCAGGAGAAACTGATGCAGAATTTCTTCTCCCTCGTGCGCGAGACGACAGCGATGAGGAAGGATGTCGAAAGGACCTTCATTGATATCGGGATGGATTATCTTTCAGGAAGAGCCGGCACCGGTCCGCAGGCTCTCGAGGACGCCCTCTCCCTCACTACCACTTCAGGCGAGTTGAAGATCAAAAGCCGCTACGAGATGAGCATAGAGATACCGGAATTCGAATTCGTGATTCCCGAAAGAGAACCGGCCTACAGGCTCGATTCCACTTCGGTCGAGCTTGACGCGGCCTTTGAAAAACTTTTTGAACATTTCCCCGCCCTTATGAAGCTGGCCGGGATGGAAAACGCTCTCTTCAAGATGGCCGAGGAACTTGAAAAGACAAGACGACGCGTAAACGCGCTCGAATATGTCCTGATCCCCGATCTCTCGGAAGCGATTAAAAATATCGAGAGCAAGCTCAGCGAGGCTGAAAGAGGAACGCAGACCAGGTTGATGAAGATCAAGGATATGGTCCAGGCGAGAGAGGCGGGGGTCTGA
- a CDS encoding carboxypeptidase regulatory-like domain-containing protein, translated as MKSLSGKVLLLLVLVPVLILMTGVSDLYAQSGRVQGKVTVAKTGVPLPYANVILVGTVMGGMTMTDGSFLITGVPVGTYTVKVMMMGYKVMEKPNVRVDAGQTSMVEFQLTEEIVGQTQEIVVEAEMKMVEVKDSDVKHTVTSDELEDLPVDDVVEALALKGGIIKTGDDLHVRGGRSGEVQFQIDGVPVDDPLSGGQISVGLLGTADSEVITGGMDAEYGNAQSAVVQLRTREGGKTFEGQIRYMTDDFGRKDKTYTNYDRLSAGFGGPTPLNGLTFYLSGEVSFTDGENWMINDRQEHSFLNDFFKFSDRANHSYNLQGKLAYTLKPGMKLIGEAIYGHTINRGYSHNWNLQGYVQKIYRFMTLRASRESLAPDARAFGQYVSFYHGDWINNELPRVSYYPGTLAGRRKVIYPIVIFSKVRDPNRPEAGAFVIRYDEFYARLATNIYGQEVEIIWDEAIKNESGDVERYESKLLFEGFQNPDSKFSHFRDDTMYVPFNSANNITTNESDNLQMKIALNHNITEDVLYSINFSRIQFSSFTSVDGKDPDEYNTAGQPVILPSGGYQFTGVSNQVYYTDPEYPYFLTCYDMPFYGDRVSTTYIMKSDITSQQWKNHRFKTGVQFVYNDLDNETINSPGNLRRLEDGITFKQGTSDNIFHNYNPEASFYVQDKWEYEGMVVNGGVRVDYFSPGNNNTIEIQSTEINPNVEQHKFQISPRLGFAFPITDKDKFHFHYGRFTQWPARTFLFQSQELIGGAGILGNPDLDEELTVSYQAGISHQFTENVAGNFVVFNKDIYGLISSTRVTDEDLGVTGFRYINRTYASSRGFELSLSKRLSHYIGGEISYTLSYADGVASNANFGISAEGLTHLPTQEMPLDWDQRHTLNVTLRLQDQNDWGATIVYSYGSGLPWTPWDRFARRQDPLDENSLRLEQTHIINLQGRKKFNIYGQELTLFFEGRNLLDEDVLLPGGTAPGVFPNMRNARMDNGSYLTETGQFGGAYLQDLDEDGLDDFTPVNDPTIWSGHRQWRIGFGFEF; from the coding sequence ATGAAAAGCCTTTCGGGAAAAGTTTTGCTTTTGTTGGTTCTGGTGCCGGTCCTTATCCTGATGACGGGTGTTTCCGATCTCTATGCCCAATCGGGAAGAGTCCAGGGCAAAGTCACTGTCGCCAAGACCGGTGTGCCCCTGCCTTATGCCAATGTCATCCTCGTAGGCACGGTCATGGGCGGAATGACGATGACCGATGGTTCTTTTCTGATCACCGGCGTCCCTGTCGGCACTTATACGGTCAAGGTGATGATGATGGGGTATAAGGTAATGGAGAAACCGAATGTAAGGGTCGATGCGGGCCAGACATCGATGGTCGAATTCCAGCTTACCGAAGAGATCGTAGGGCAGACGCAGGAGATCGTCGTCGAAGCCGAGATGAAAATGGTCGAAGTCAAAGACAGCGACGTAAAGCATACCGTGACGAGTGACGAACTTGAAGACCTGCCGGTCGACGATGTCGTGGAAGCTCTCGCTCTTAAGGGCGGTATTATCAAGACCGGAGACGACCTTCACGTAAGAGGCGGACGTTCAGGCGAGGTCCAGTTCCAGATAGACGGAGTGCCGGTGGATGATCCCCTCAGCGGAGGCCAGATCTCGGTAGGTCTGCTCGGAACTGCTGACAGCGAAGTGATCACCGGCGGTATGGATGCCGAATATGGAAACGCCCAGTCGGCGGTAGTACAGCTCAGGACCCGCGAAGGCGGCAAGACTTTCGAGGGCCAGATAAGGTATATGACTGATGATTTTGGACGCAAGGACAAGACATACACGAACTATGACAGGTTGAGCGCCGGATTCGGCGGACCGACGCCGCTCAACGGGCTGACCTTCTATCTTTCGGGAGAAGTATCGTTCACAGACGGTGAAAACTGGATGATTAACGACAGGCAGGAACATTCCTTCCTCAACGACTTCTTCAAATTCTCCGATCGCGCGAACCACAGCTATAACCTTCAGGGAAAACTCGCCTACACGCTCAAACCGGGAATGAAACTGATAGGAGAGGCGATCTATGGACATACGATAAACAGGGGGTATTCGCACAACTGGAATCTCCAGGGATATGTACAGAAGATCTATCGCTTCATGACTCTCAGGGCAAGCCGCGAATCGCTCGCTCCAGACGCGAGAGCTTTCGGACAGTACGTAAGTTTCTATCACGGCGACTGGATCAACAACGAACTCCCAAGGGTCTCTTACTACCCCGGCACGCTCGCCGGAAGACGCAAGGTGATCTATCCGATCGTCATCTTCTCGAAGGTCAGGGATCCGAACAGGCCTGAAGCGGGAGCATTCGTGATTCGTTACGACGAGTTCTACGCGAGGCTCGCGACCAATATCTACGGTCAGGAAGTAGAGATCATCTGGGATGAAGCTATCAAGAATGAATCTGGCGATGTAGAGAGGTATGAATCGAAGCTCCTCTTCGAGGGCTTCCAGAATCCCGACAGCAAATTCAGCCACTTCAGGGACGATACGATGTATGTTCCATTCAACTCGGCGAACAATATCACGACGAATGAATCGGACAACCTGCAGATGAAAATTGCCCTTAATCACAATATTACCGAAGATGTCCTCTATTCGATAAATTTCAGCCGGATCCAGTTCAGTTCCTTTACCTCTGTTGACGGAAAGGACCCGGATGAATACAACACCGCAGGCCAGCCTGTCATCCTTCCCAGCGGAGGATACCAGTTTACCGGCGTGAGCAACCAGGTCTACTATACCGACCCCGAATATCCTTACTTCCTCACCTGCTACGATATGCCTTTTTATGGAGACAGGGTCAGCACGACTTATATTATGAAGAGCGATATCACCTCGCAGCAGTGGAAGAACCACAGGTTCAAGACAGGTGTCCAGTTCGTGTACAACGATCTGGACAATGAGACTATCAACTCTCCGGGAAACCTCAGGAGGCTGGAAGACGGAATCACGTTCAAACAGGGCACCAGTGATAATATCTTCCACAACTACAATCCTGAAGCTTCATTCTATGTCCAGGACAAGTGGGAATATGAAGGGATGGTCGTAAACGGCGGGGTCAGGGTCGATTATTTCTCTCCCGGTAACAATAATACTATAGAGATCCAGAGTACCGAGATCAATCCCAACGTCGAACAGCACAAGTTCCAGATCAGTCCCCGACTCGGGTTCGCTTTCCCGATCACCGACAAGGACAAGTTCCATTTCCATTACGGACGATTCACCCAGTGGCCGGCGAGGACCTTCCTCTTCCAGTCCCAGGAACTTATCGGTGGGGCAGGGATACTTGGCAACCCCGATCTCGACGAGGAGCTGACAGTCTCTTACCAGGCGGGTATCTCCCATCAGTTCACGGAGAATGTCGCCGGCAACTTTGTCGTGTTCAACAAGGATATTTACGGACTGATCTCATCGACGCGTGTTACCGACGAGGATCTTGGCGTGACAGGGTTCCGCTATATCAACAGGACGTACGCCAGTTCCCGTGGTTTCGAGCTCTCCCTGAGCAAGCGGCTGAGCCACTATATAGGAGGAGAGATCTCGTATACTCTTTCATACGCCGACGGTGTGGCGTCCAACGCCAACTTCGGCATTTCGGCGGAAGGGTTGACCCATCTTCCGACTCAGGAGATGCCTCTTGACTGGGATCAGCGCCATACGCTCAACGTGACTCTCAGGCTGCAGGATCAAAACGACTGGGGAGCGACTATCGTATACAGTTACGGCAGCGGGCTTCCATGGACTCCATGGGACCGTTTCGCGCGCCGTCAGGATCCGCTCGATGAGAACTCGCTTCGTCTTGAGCAGACGCATATAATCAATCTTCAGGGCAGAAAGAAATTCAATATATACGGACAGGAACTTACACTGTTCTTCGAGGGAAGGAACCTTCTTGATGAAGACGTTCTTCTTCCCGGTGGTACTGCTCCAGGGGTATTCCCCAACATGAGAAACGCGCGGATGGACAACGGATCGTATCTTACCGAGACGGGGCAGTTCGGAGGCGCGTATCTTCAGGACCTGGACGAGGATGGACTTGACGATTTTACACCTGTAAATGATCCGACGATCTGGTCAGGCCACAGGCAGTGGAGGATCGGGTTTGGATTTGAATTCTAG